From the Labilithrix sp. genome, the window TCTCGACGTCATCGAAATAGAAATCGAAGACGACCTTTACCCGATCATGCCCGAGCGGCAAAACGAGGTTCGTATCCAGATATCCCTCGTAGCAATTGAGCATCAAATTCGGATATAGCCAGTAATACGCGGCGCGGCCCTTTCGAACCGAAGCCGTCATCGCGTCGTTCCCGGCGCCGCTCTCGACCGGGCTCGCCTGCAGGCACACGCGATCGAAGCAGTCGATCGTGTACTCCTTGAACGAGAGCACGCTGTTCAGGCCGCGATGGAGGAACGGCACGTGGTAGCCGCCGTCGAGGTAGTTGTCGACGAACACCTTCCAGTTGCAGGCGAGCGTCCACTCCCGCCGCCCCGCGAACCGGAGCGCGCCGACGCCGAGCGCGGAGACCTCGGCGCGGAGGCGCGCGCCGAGCCAGTCCTCGAGCGACGGCGCGGTCGGGTCGAGGCACACGAAGACGAGCTGCTCCCACGCCGCGACCCGCACCGGCACGAGGCCCATCCCCTCGCGCTCGAAGCCCTCCAACCCTTCGAGCTCCGTCACGCCCCGGAGCGCGCCGTCGAGGCCGTACGTCCAGCCGTGGTAGGGGCAGCGCAGGCGATCGGCCTTGCCCGCGCACTCCGTCATCACCGCCGCGGCGTGGTGGCGGCACACGTTGAAGAACGCGCGGAGCACGCCGTCCTGCCCGCGCACGACGACGATCGGCTCGCCCGCGATCTCCGCCGTGACGTAGCAGCCGGGCGCGAGCAGCTGATCGGCGCGGCCGACGAGCTGCCACGAGCGCGTGAAGACCGTGCGCGCCTCGACCTCCGCGACGCGTGGGTCCGTGTACCAGGAGCCCGGGATCGTGAACGCGCGCTCGAGCGGCGCGTCCGCGTCGTAGTCGGCGAGCACCTGTTCGATCGACCGCATCATCGCGCGGCCAGCGTAGTCGCTCGCGCCCCCGCGGCTTGACTGAACGTCCGTCCAGATACGGAGCGCGAAGATGCGTCGCGCGCGCATCTACCGCCGCGCGCGGGTCCACCTCGCGACGACCCTCGCGGCGGCGGGCAGCGGCCGGCAATGAGACCCAAGGCGCGCGCCGCGCGCCGGTCGAAGCCTCACGATGACCGTCGCAAGGCCCGGCGCGCGCCTCCTCCGCAACGTCCCGCTCTCGTTCGTCGCGCGGAAGCTCGGCGGCGGGCAGCGGCCGGTCACGACCTCGCTCTCGCTGACGAGCATGATCGACTTCCTCGTCGTCTCGGTGGTGTTCCTGCTCCTCACCTTCCAGGCGCCGAGCGAGTGCGGATGCATCGGGCTCGATCCGAGGCTGCCGCACGCGTCGAACGTCATGGAGATGATCGACGCGCCGATGATCAGCGTCGCCGGCACGCGGATCCTCGTCGACGGGAGCGCGGCGGGGAACACCCTCGCGGTCGACGAAAGCAAGCGCGTGCAGCGCGTCGACGAGGTGTTCGACGCGCTCGTCGCCCGCCGCGAGACGTGGAAGCAGCTGCACCCGAACAAGCCGTTCCCGGGC encodes:
- a CDS encoding aromatic ring-hydroxylating dioxygenase subunit alpha, whose translation is MMRSIEQVLADYDADAPLERAFTIPGSWYTDPRVAEVEARTVFTRSWQLVGRADQLLAPGCYVTAEIAGEPIVVVRGQDGVLRAFFNVCRHHAAAVMTECAGKADRLRCPYHGWTYGLDGALRGVTELEGLEGFEREGMGLVPVRVAAWEQLVFVCLDPTAPSLEDWLGARLRAEVSALGVGALRFAGRREWTLACNWKVFVDNYLDGGYHVPFLHRGLNSVLSFKEYTIDCFDRVCLQASPVESGAGNDAMTASVRKGRAAYYWLYPNLMLNCYEGYLDTNLVLPLGHDRVKVVFDFYFDDVESEAARARNERSIEVSARIQDEDHAICESVQRGLGSRAYRAGRLSVRREAGEHLFHRLLAADLRTR
- a CDS encoding biopolymer transporter ExbD, which translates into the protein MTVARPGARLLRNVPLSFVARKLGGGQRPVTTSLSLTSMIDFLVVSVVFLLLTFQAPSECGCIGLDPRLPHASNVMEMIDAPMISVAGTRILVDGSAAGNTLAVDESKRVQRVDEVFDALVARRETWKQLHPNKPFPGNVVLRIDQDVSSAVVKSLFQTAARAGYPSVSFMVEHQRS